The following coding sequences lie in one Anguilla rostrata isolate EN2019 chromosome 8, ASM1855537v3, whole genome shotgun sequence genomic window:
- the kcnj9 gene encoding G protein-activated inward rectifier potassium channel 3: MALENSVFTHLPEALSLPVSEKGEGPVAEETGPAPPAGVIDVSEELGHVVTTDTAAPPEKPVARSFQSKLAAREAEAAARPTRKKIQPEGQIRGKFGWGRSKRKRQRYVEKNGRCNVSHGNMRETYRYLTDIFTTLVDLNWRCSLFVFVMAYAVTWLFFGAIWYLIAYCRGDLDHLEDETWTPCVNNVNGFISAFLFSIETETTIGYGHRVITDQCPVGTMLLLLQAILGSMVNAFMVGCMFVKISQPNKRAETLVFSRNAVISLRDDRLCLMFRVGDLRSSHIVGANMRAKLIKSKQTQEGEFIPLDQTDISVGFETGDDRLFLVSPLVISHEIDAHSPFWEMSQAHLEKDDFEIVVILEGMVEATGMTCQARSSYLAEEVLWGHRFSPMMSLAEGFFDIDYGAFHHTFEVDTPSSSARELSLAAARLEAHLYWSISSRLDEEKWDGPNLTGHSEKQPGSGSANGKGGVGPTFALGETTETQDQSGQGEQNGSVTTDQSESEA, from the exons atggCTCTGGAGAACTCTGTCTTCACCCACCTCCCAgaagccctctctctcccggtatctgagaagggggaggggcctgttgCCGAGGAAACCggtcccgccccgcccgctgGAGTGATTGACGTATCGGAGGAGCTGGGGCACGTGGTAACCACGGACACAGCCGCGCCCCCCGAGAAACCGGTGGCTCGGTCGTTCCAGTCCAAACTGGCTGCCCGCGAAGCCGAAGCGGCAGCCCGGCCGACCAGGAAGAAGATCCAGCCTGAAGGGCAAATTCGGGGCAAATTCGGCTGGG GCCGCAGCAAGCGCAAAAGGCAGCGGTACGTGGAGAAGAACGGCCGCTGCAACGTCTCGCACGGAAACATGAGGGAGACGTACCGCTACCTGACCGACATCTTCACCACCCTGGTGGACCTCAACTGGCGCTGCTCGCTGTTCGTCTTCGTCATGGCCTACGCCGTCACCTGGCTGTTCTTCGGGGCTATCTGGTACCTGATAGCGTACTGCAG aggggaCCTGGATCACCTGGAGGACGAGACCTGGACGCCGTGCGTGAACAACGTCAACGGCTTCATCTCGGCCTTCCTGTTCTCCATCGAGACGGAGACCACCATCGGGTACGGGCACCGCGTCATCACGGACCAGTGCCCGGTGGGcaccatgctgctgctgctgcaggccaTCCTGGGCTCCATGGTCAACGCCTTCATG GTGGGCTGCATGTTCGTGAAGATCTCGCAGCCGAACAAGCGGGCGGAGACGCTGGTGTTCTCGCGCAACGCGGTCATCTCCCTGCGGGACGACCGGCTCTGCCTCATGTTCCGCGTGGGCGACCTGCGGAGCTCGCACATCGTGGGCGCCAACATGCGCGCCAAGCTCATCAAGTCCAAGCAGACGCAGGAGG GTGAGTTCATCCCCCTGGATCAGACGGACATCAGCGTGGGGTTCGAGACGGGGGACGACCGCCTGTTCCTGGTCTCCCCGCTGGTCATCTCCCACGAGATCGACGCCCACTCGCCGTTCTGGGAGATGTCGCAGGCTCACCTGGAGAAGGACGACTTCGAGATCGTGGTCATACTGGAGGGAATGGTGGAGGCCACCG GTATGACGTGCCAAGCTCGGAGCTCCTACCTGGCGGAGGAGGTGCTGTGGGGTCACAGGTTCAGTCCCATGATGTCACTGGCGGAAGGATTCTTTGACATAGATTACGGGGCTTTCCACCACACGTTTGAG GTGGACACGCCCTCCAGCTCGGCCCGAGAGCTGTCATTGGCCGCCGCCCGACTGGAGGCTCACCTCTATTGGTCGATCTCCAGCCGGCTAGACGAGGAGAAGTGGGACGGCCCCAACCTGACGGGCCATTCGGAGAAGCAGCCCGGCAGCGGTTCGGCCAATGGGAAGGGAGGCGTCGGGCCGACGTTCGCTCTGGGCGAGACGACAGAGACCCAGGACCAATCAGGCCAAGGGGAGCAGAATGGCAGTGTTACCACAGACCAATCAGAGTCCGAAGCTTAA